From a single Bacteroidota bacterium genomic region:
- a CDS encoding DUF5996 family protein: MQNQPTLPSLPLDEWEQSKITLNYFLQIAGKIRLGLMPRKNHWWYLTLYVSPRGLTTHAIPLDDGFNTFELTFNFISHQVELHTSRGEAYSFPLEDGLSVAAFYQQMFDLLKKIGVELEIIDRPIDMPLDAPFSEIETYNTYQPAYVAQFWRALTWVDHVFKEFGGRFYGKTCPVHLYWHHMDLAVTRFSGKRGPVMEPQTRLIEKDAYSHEVISFGFWAGDDNVRGAAFYCYTFPSPEGLDTEPLQPQAASWVDSNGSPMALLMYDDLRREADPKAALLDFLESAYQAGAKRAEWDVPGFTVPSLRDL, from the coding sequence ATGCAAAATCAACCTACACTTCCTTCCCTGCCGCTTGACGAATGGGAGCAGAGCAAAATAACCCTCAATTACTTTCTCCAGATTGCCGGCAAAATCCGCCTGGGGTTGATGCCACGGAAAAACCACTGGTGGTACCTCACCTTATATGTAAGTCCACGCGGACTCACAACCCACGCCATTCCGCTAGATGACGGATTTAACACCTTTGAGCTCACATTCAATTTCATTTCGCACCAGGTTGAGTTGCATACCAGCAGAGGTGAAGCGTACAGTTTTCCTTTGGAGGATGGGTTGAGCGTTGCCGCTTTTTACCAGCAAATGTTCGATCTCCTGAAAAAAATTGGCGTCGAGTTGGAAATCATCGACAGGCCGATTGATATGCCATTAGATGCGCCTTTCAGCGAAATAGAGACGTACAACACCTACCAACCAGCGTACGTGGCGCAGTTCTGGCGTGCGCTGACCTGGGTGGATCACGTCTTTAAAGAATTTGGCGGCCGCTTTTATGGCAAAACGTGTCCGGTGCACCTGTACTGGCACCACATGGATCTGGCCGTGACCCGGTTTTCCGGCAAGCGCGGCCCGGTGATGGAGCCGCAAACCCGCTTGATTGAGAAAGATGCCTACTCCCACGAAGTGATCAGCTTCGGCTTTTGGGCCGGCGACGACAACGTGCGCGGTGCAGCATTTTATTGTTATACGTTCCCGTCTCCCGAAGGCCTGGATACCGAGCCATTACAGCCGCAGGCGGCAAGCTGGGTGGATAGCAACGGGAGTCCGATGGCGCTGCTGATGTATGATGACTTGCGCCGAGAGGCCGACCCCAAAGCGGCCCTGCTGGATTTTCTGGAGTCAGCATACCAGGCCGGCGCAAAACGGGCTGAGTGGGACGTTCCCGGCTTCACCGTGCCTTCCTTACGCGACTTGTAG
- a CDS encoding gluconate 2-dehydrogenase subunit 3 family protein yields the protein MNERGLAHMLTRREALQRFGVITGGALSAPLVSGLLAGCRATPVNETFVPQTLSGAQYELVGTLAEIIIPTTDTPGARAAGVPAFIDQMLTSWYLETDRDDFLAGLQLLDEIAQSRFGSTFIAAGPENQHALLTATAQLAFPEEVAAASADDLPDTLGPFFRELKQLVVVGYYTSETGATEELLQPRMGIYRGDIPYDEIGRAWS from the coding sequence ATGAATGAGCGAGGATTGGCGCATATGCTCACGCGACGCGAAGCACTACAACGATTTGGCGTCATCACAGGTGGCGCACTGTCGGCTCCCCTTGTAAGTGGCCTCCTGGCAGGTTGTCGTGCCACACCAGTAAATGAGACGTTTGTGCCGCAAACCCTCTCTGGAGCACAATACGAATTGGTAGGGACCCTTGCAGAAATCATCATCCCGACCACCGATACGCCCGGTGCACGGGCTGCCGGCGTGCCGGCATTTATCGATCAAATGCTTACCAGTTGGTATCTCGAAACAGATCGGGATGACTTTCTGGCGGGTTTACAACTACTGGATGAAATTGCGCAAAGTCGCTTCGGCTCAACCTTCATAGCAGCCGGCCCGGAAAATCAACATGCCCTGCTAACAGCCACCGCACAGTTGGCTTTCCCCGAAGAAGTTGCTGCCGCATCAGCCGATGATTTACCAGATACACTTGGCCCTTTTTTCCGGGAATTAAAGCAGCTCGTTGTTGTCGGATACTACACCTCCGAAACAGGTGCTACCGAAGAACTCCTTCAACCTCGCATGGGCATTTACCGCGGCGATATACCCTACGACGAAATAGGCCGCGCCTGGTCTTGA
- a CDS encoding GMC family oxidoreductase, translating to MIYHTRNTYDAIVVGSGITGGWAAKELCEKGLKTMVLERGRNVEHGKDYITEHKQSWEMPYRGRAVPREEAKRDWPVLSRSGGPSETTKHFYLNGRENPYIEEKPFTWVRGDQVGGRSLTWGRQSYRLSDLDFEANARDGHGVDWPIRYKDLAPWYSYVERFAGISGQKEGMPQLPDGEFLPPMEMNAAEKAFKQGMESAFPDRRVTIGRTAVLTQAHNGRGACHYCGPCSRGCSVGAYFSSQSSTLPAAFATDNLTLRPHSLTHSLIYDPETSKVTGVRFIDTQTKEMHEVYARVIFLCASTLGSTQVLLNSTSTRFPNGMANSSGALGKYLMDHHFRLGASGEMPGLEDRYYTGNRPNGIYVIRFRNLGDAATRQPDYVRGYGFQGGASRASWSRGIGGPAFGADLKNALRDPAPWQMWIGGWCEALPNEKNYVTLSDQTDAYGLPQLKIHCTWHENEFAMRKDVPVAAAEMLEAAGARNVSMFDDFVEDGIGAEPGRCIHEMGTARMGRDPKTSVLNAHNQCHDHPNVFVTDGASMTSSACQNPSLTYMALTARACDYAVSEMNKGQL from the coding sequence ATGATTTATCACACACGCAATACCTACGATGCCATTGTTGTCGGTTCAGGGATAACAGGGGGATGGGCAGCAAAAGAGCTCTGCGAGAAAGGCCTTAAAACGATGGTGCTCGAACGCGGACGCAATGTCGAGCATGGCAAAGACTATATCACAGAGCACAAGCAATCCTGGGAGATGCCTTACCGTGGCCGTGCTGTGCCTCGCGAAGAAGCCAAGCGCGACTGGCCCGTACTTAGCCGGAGCGGTGGTCCAAGCGAAACCACCAAACACTTCTACCTCAACGGCCGAGAGAATCCGTATATCGAAGAGAAACCTTTCACCTGGGTGCGCGGTGACCAGGTAGGGGGGCGTTCTCTCACATGGGGCCGGCAAAGCTACCGTTTAAGCGACCTCGACTTTGAAGCCAACGCACGCGATGGGCACGGCGTTGACTGGCCAATTCGCTACAAAGACCTGGCGCCGTGGTATAGCTACGTTGAGCGGTTTGCCGGCATCAGCGGCCAAAAAGAAGGTATGCCGCAATTGCCCGACGGCGAATTCCTGCCGCCTATGGAAATGAATGCAGCAGAGAAAGCTTTCAAACAAGGCATGGAGTCGGCTTTTCCTGACCGACGGGTTACCATTGGCCGGACCGCTGTATTGACACAGGCGCACAATGGCCGCGGTGCCTGTCATTATTGTGGCCCTTGCAGCCGCGGCTGCTCTGTCGGCGCCTATTTCTCCAGCCAATCTTCAACCCTGCCGGCAGCATTTGCAACCGATAACCTGACCCTGCGCCCGCACAGCCTTACCCACAGCCTGATTTACGATCCGGAAACGAGCAAAGTCACCGGTGTGCGGTTTATTGATACACAAACCAAAGAAATGCACGAAGTGTATGCACGCGTCATTTTTCTGTGTGCCTCTACGCTGGGAAGTACCCAGGTGCTGCTTAATTCAACCAGTACCCGCTTCCCAAACGGCATGGCCAACAGTAGCGGTGCCCTGGGCAAGTACCTGATGGACCACCACTTCCGGCTCGGCGCATCGGGTGAGATGCCGGGCCTGGAAGACCGGTACTACACAGGCAACAGACCCAACGGCATCTACGTTATCCGCTTCCGCAACCTGGGGGATGCAGCTACGCGACAACCGGACTACGTGCGTGGTTATGGCTTCCAGGGTGGGGCAAGCCGGGCGTCCTGGTCACGCGGGATTGGTGGGCCGGCATTTGGCGCAGACCTCAAAAACGCACTACGCGACCCGGCTCCCTGGCAGATGTGGATCGGTGGCTGGTGCGAGGCGCTGCCTAATGAAAAGAATTACGTCACGTTGTCCGACCAGACTGATGCATATGGCCTGCCGCAGTTGAAAATCCACTGTACCTGGCACGAAAACGAGTTTGCGATGCGCAAAGATGTCCCGGTAGCTGCAGCAGAAATGCTGGAAGCCGCCGGCGCGCGTAACGTGAGCATGTTTGATGACTTCGTGGAAGACGGCATTGGCGCAGAACCCGGCCGGTGTATCCATGAAATGGGCACTGCCCGCATGGGGCGCGACCCGAAAACCTCGGTATTGAATGCGCACAACCAGTGCCACGACCACCCCAATGTATTTGTCACAGATGGCGCCAGCATGACTTCATCCGCCTGCCAAAACCCGTCATTGACCTACATGGCGCTTACTGCGCGGGCATGCGACTACGCGGTGTCAGAAATGAACAAAGGACAGCTGTAG